The nucleotide window ATGTTTATTCTCTATCTGTCGTCTACTATGCTTCACAGTTTACCTAAGGGTAAGGCGAAGGATATTTTTGAAATATTTGATCATTCATCCATTTATTTTTTTATTGCCGGAACGTACACCCCGTTTTTAGTAATCGTCATTAAAGGATCAATGGGCTGGTCACTGTTTGGGATCGTTTGGGGTCTCGCGATGGCTGGCACCGTTTTTAAATGTTTTTTTGTAAAAAAGTATCTTTTCACTTCAACAGTTCTCTATGTTGTTATGGGCTGGCTAATTGTCCTTGCTTGGAAACCATTAGTACACAATCTCTCCCATGAAGGAATGATATACCTATTTATTGGTGGTGCGCTATATACACTTGGAGCTATTTTTTACGTTTGGCGCGGTTTTAGGTATCATCACGCCGTCTGGCATCTTTTCGTTATGGCCGGCAGTGCAGTACACTTCTTTTGTGTGTTATTTTATGTACTACCGATAAAATAACTTCCCGAATTTCATCTCTTCCCGAGAAAACCAGAGGCTCATTAAGAAACTGATAATCCCTGTTACGATTAATACTCCGCCGATGACTTTCATGTGATCGGCAGAAACCCCCGCTCCAAAGACTAGCCCCAATATGATCGAGGATAATATAGAGCCTAAATATCTGCATGTTTGAAACAGACCTGAAGTTGTTCCAATTATCTCTTTAGGACTCTCTTTCAACATTGCAACTTGAAGGACTACATTTCCGATTCCATAGCTTAAACCCAGTATGGATAAGATGACCCCAATGATTAGATAAGTGGCATTGACGAAAAAAAGTGTAAAAATCAGTGCTCCAATAATCGAAATAAACGAGCCAATCATAATCGGTCGGTTTACTCCCGCATGATCTATCCATTTTCCCGAAACAGTTGAAATAAGGATACTAACACCAGACATAAATAACATTAATAGTCCACTATGCTCAACACTTAACCCCAACACCTCTTGAAAATAGCTGGGAAGCCCGAAGAATAAACAATAGAAAAAAATGTTTAAAAAGATAAACTGGATGTATACCATCGATAGTTTTGGATGTGATTTGAAGATCCGAATATCGATAAACGGTTCAGTTACTCTCAACTCCCGCCAGGCAAACAAAACAAAAAATAGAATACCAATAATGCCGGAAAGAACATGAATGTTCGTTTCAAACGATAATAGAAACCATAAAAAGAAGACCATTCCCGCAGCGAAAAATAAAATCCCGAGAAAATCAAGATTGAAAAAAAGTGCTTTCATGTGTGCTTTATCTTGCTTAACGTCCTTCGGAAACATAATCCAACCTAATAGAAAGCTAATGATAATAAACGGGAAATTCACCAAAAAAATAGCTGGCCAGCCTCCCCAAACAATGGAAAACCCGCCAATTGTCGGACCAAGTGCCACCATCGCCGAGGCAAAAATCGAAAGGACAGCTAACGCAGAAGCCTGTCTGTCTTTTATATTATCCCGTATTAACGCCATCCCCGATGGATAAATGGCGCTACTGCCTATGGATTGAATCATTCTCATCACAAGTAACATTAAAAAGGAAGTGGATAGTGGTGCACCAAAGGCAGAAATTGCGACCAGCACAAGCCCTGTTAAAAAGGTCTTTTTTCGCCCGAAAATATCACCAATCTTCCCTGTAACTGGCTGTGCCACTGCACTAGCTAAATAAAAGCTGGAAATCAACCAGGATACAGTTGTAAAGGAAAGCCCGAAATCCTTTTGAATACTATGTAGTGCAAGGGCGATCATCGAAGAGTTAAGCGGATTTAGCATCGTTCCGGAAGCTACTGCCGTCAAAAATAGAGATCGATTTTTCTTCATAAATTAACATTCCTTTGGAAATATCAGATACAGTTAAGTGTCCCCAAAACACACTTTAATTATGGTTCCTTGGTTTGATTTTGAAGAATTTCAGATATAACAAAAGTAGAAGGCTTTCTACGAAAAAGTAGACCGGTATAGAGTAGAAGAGTTTATAGCCATTTTTGTACCGAAAGATACCTACCTTAACACACATCCATTCTAGAAGAATGGCCATTAGAGACCAAATGATAATATAGATCACTGTGGCCTGCCCTTTTATATAAAGCTTTTCATAAAAATAAATGAAAATATATCCAAAGGGTGCATACATAGTATACGATAGTAAATCAAACAACGAGTAGCCAGGGGAATCACCAACATCGTAGAGGTCAAGGGGCAGGACAGCCAGGGTATGGTCAAAAACCAAACCTAAATAAGGCCCCATGAGCAGAAAGAATAACGTGGTTAGAAGCGGGTACATCTTTGGTAAAAAATAAATAAGACCCAAACCACCAATAATCATACCAATAACAAACCATTCATTTCCATTAAAATGATGATCATAAGGGTGATGGGTCATCATACCTATTTTTCTCCTTCAAGTAGATTTTCATTAACAAAACTTTGATAAGAATCGAAAAGGCCATCATCCCTAAACAAAATAGACCCAAATAGAAGATGGACCAGTGATTTTTATGTTCAAAACCAAAGCCAAATAATAATTGGCCCATTACCACTAAAAGAAGCCATATGACTAAAGCGATAACGATTCTATTACCTGCTCGTTTTGTTGAATAAAATAAATTAATAAATAGTAGCAGCAAACCAGGAAGGATACTATCTCGAAAAACGATATCTGTAATAAATCCGACAGGGCTTCTACTCGCTGTAAACCATTTTAAGGTAAATGAGGAAATAGTATAAAAATTAATATGGACAATCTGGATAATGAGAAAAAGAATGATATTAACTCTCGCAGGTAGCTTATTGTTTAGTGAAAAGAAAACGGATAAAACCAACCAGGCAATGACTAAAAAAATAACAAGTCCCATAATCTCCATCCTAATCCTATCGTGGTAGAATTATCATTCCCAACCTTGTGAAAGTTTAACAATCATTCGTTTGGCGGAAGGATTTGATATGGCCGCATCATTTCATAATCCTCGTGTTCTAACATGTGGCAATGCCAAACATATTGACCAGTAAAGGGGAAAAACGGGATGATAATACTGGTAACATGACCTGGTGGGCATCTGACTGTATCCTTCCAGCCGCGCTCACTTATCTCAGAATGGATCCCAGGCCCCGTGTACCTCAACTGCTTGGTTTTTTTATAATAATTCACATCGAAGGGGCGTCTTTCTAATATTTGAAATTGAACGAGATGGATGTGAATGGGGTGATCGTCGCCATCCGTGTTAATAAAATTCCATCTTTCTATTGAGCTGTGACGCGGATTCTCCGTAATGGGGTCATCCCACATTTTTTTATCAAGTAGAAATAGGGATCTACCGAATTGATCCTTTTCCTCGCTTAATTCCAGGTATCTTTGCTTTTGTCCGGAATTAGCCTGCAGCCAGTTTATCTGACGCAAATAGGCGGGGATCATGCTCGTATCGATGCTTGATAGCGGTTTCGTTACCCGAAATTCCATGACGACCCCGGTTGTTTCAGGATTGGCAGGCTCACCAATTGGAAAGTGCGTCCGAGCATCATTGTTTAAAATAACAGATTTCCCGTCCATATTTGAAAAATCAATGATAAGGTCCAGACGTTCTGCGGGTGCGAGTAATAACGATGAAATGCCAATCGGTCGTTCCAGAAAACCGCTATCCGTGCCAATTTGAAAAAATAATTGCCCGGAATCTAGTGTCAGTCGAAAAAAGCGGGCGTTTGCACCATTTAATAGGCGAAAGCGATATTTCCTTGGTTCCACTTCAAAAAATGGCCATACCTTTCCATTAACAACAATCATGTCACCAAAAAATGAGGTAATGATGGATGGGATGATACCGGAGGAATTGTTTTCCGGCTGATTTGGATACGACAATGAGCCATCATCATGTAATGTTCGATCTTGCAGTAATAATGGGACATCAAAAGGACCGCTAGGAAGATTTAATGAACGTTCGTGACGGTCCTTAATCAAATAAAACCCGGCAAGTCCGGCATATATATTTAATCGTGTCAGCCCAATCGCATGATCATGATACCAAAGTGTGCGTGCATTTTGTTGATTACCATATTCATAAATTTCTTTTTCGAAAAAAGGGCCTTTTTCAGCAAAACCATGCGTGAACCATGCATCAGGATAACCATCGCTCGCTGGCTCTGTTCTGCCCCCATGGAGATGGACAACCGTCCGAACATCCGGTTTTTCCTTTTCAGCGCCATGGACTGTATGATCAATCGGGAATAAATGTTTGTCTGGCAGCTCGTTTTTCCATTGAACAAATACTCTTTCTCCTGACTCTACTTCTATTGTCGGTCCCGGATAGATTCCGTCATATCCCCAGATGGTGGTATTCGGTAAATCACTATGGAGTGATTGCTTCGTTTCCTTCATGATTACTTCATAATACGTATAGTCTCCCAATTTCCACTTTGGTTTTAAAACAGGAGGAATCGGCAGTGGATCTTTAAATTTTACCAACTTCATGATGAACGCCCCTTTAAGACATTTTTACTAAATATGTATGAAAGCAGCAATTGAAAAATTAATCATTCTAGGAATAGCTTACGTCCTAATATAAATAAGATAGGAATTCATGTGTTTGAAGTGGGGGAGAAGCGTGGAGGATTTTCATCAAATTTTAGACGGACTTGATTATCCAGAGCCGAGCGTTTTAGCAACAATCGTTTGTGTAAAGGGGTCGTCTTATAAAAAAGAAGGCGCAATGATGGTTTTTTATGCAGATGGCACGCAAATCGGCATGCTAACGGCGGGATGCTTGGAAACAGACTTGGCATTAAAGGTGAAGGAAGTTTTCGAAAAACAGGAGGCGATGATGGTTCAATACGACTTATTTGATGAGGACGATTTAAGCTGGGGCCAAGGTGCCGGCTGTAATGGAACGATCGATATTTTAATCGAGCCCATCACGGATAAAGTAAAAGAGGATTTTCGCTTAGTAAAAACGCTTCTTAGTCGGCATAAACCTATTATAGGGTTAAAAAAGCTAGATGAATTGGGGGAATATGTATTTATTGAGGAGGAGGGCGAACCGTTTGGAAACTGGTCTGGCCCGGTCCCGGTCATTGAGTTTACCTCGAAAAGTGGTGTCATGTCTGGTGCCCCCACTGTATTTCAGCATACGTACCATCCAAAGCCAAGACTGATTGTTTTCGGAGCAGGACCGGATGCAATCCCACTTGTGTCATTAGCAGCGGGTACAGGTTTTACAGTATTGGTCTGTGATTGGCGGGAATCATTTTGTCAGAAAAAAAACTTTCCAGCGGCTGAGCAGCTGTTTTTGGGATTCCCCGCAAATCTTTGTAGACGAATCTCTTTTTCACCCTATGATTTTGTTGTGGTGATGACACATCATTTTCAGCGGGATCAAGAAATTTTAATGAAGGTGCGAAATAAGAATATTAGATACCTAGGGGTGTTGGGGCCAAAGGAACGGACAAAAAGACTATTAAAAGGTGAAATTGTTCCAAAATGGATTCACTCGCCAATGGGTGCAGCGATTGGAGCTAAAGGGCCAGCTGAAATTGCTGTCAGTGTGGTCGCGGAAATGGTAGAAGTGTGGAGAAGACCTGTGCATGAACGGGTGGAGCTGTTATGGACCATTCCGGATTAGTCGGTATTTATCTCGCTGCAGGGAGGAGCAGCAGATTGGGCCGTCCAAAGGTAAACTTGCGGTTAGGGAATCGGCTGTTGGGGGGCATCGCCTTAAGGGAGGCATTGGAATCCAAGTTAGATGTTACATTTGTTATTACACGGCAGGGAGATCCGCTAGAATGGTTAGCTCCTTTTTCAAATAGTGAAGGTTTGAGAATTATAGAATGTAAGGAAGCGGATAAGGGTCAGAGCGCCTCGCTGAGAGTAGGGGTGATGGCAGCTGCGGAAACGGGGGCAGCTGGTATTGTCGTTTTGCTAGCTGACCAGCCGTTTGTGACAACGAAAATGATTAATCAATTAATAGATGAATACCATGAATCTGAGCAGTTTGTTGCCTTTTCGCATCATGGCGTGATGAAACCACCCGTTCTATTAGCGAATAGTCTTTTTCCAAGAATAAAGGAATTAGAAGGGGATCAGGGGGCTAGAAGTTTGCTTCGCAGTGGCTGTTTGGGAAAGCAAATAAAATTGAATACGGATGTTTATTTTTTTGATGTGGATACGGAAGAAGATTACCAGTTTTTATTGAAAAATTGGCCATTCCTATAGATAAGGAGGGATGAAGGTGGAGGTTATCGGGAAAAGTGTCATCCGCAAAGATGCATTAGATAAGGTGACGGGACGCGCCAAGTATACCCATGACTACCATACGGTTCCGATGCTGTCAGGAAAAATGGTCATCAGCCCCTATGGACATGCGAAAATTATCAGCATGAATCTGTCAGAGGCTTGGCAGGTTCCTGGTGTAAGGGCAATCCTTGCCGGAGAACGTTTTCCACTTACGGGTGAGGCAATACGGGACCGTCCGCCGCTTGCTGTTGATAAGGTTCGCTACCATGGTGAACCTGTTGCCCTTGTTGTAGCGGATACACCAGTGCAAGCAAAGAAGGCCGCTGACCTTATTGAGGTTCAATATGAATTGCTGCCGGTTGTCAACTCACCAACCCAGGCGTTCCAAAGTGGCGCACCCTTAGTGCACGAGCACTTGGGTGAATATAAAAAGGAAGACGATTCACAACCGGTGCCTGGCACCAATATCGCCACACATATTAAAATTCGTAAGGGTGATACGGAAAAGGGATGGGCGGCTAGTGAAACAGTTGTGGAAGCCAGTTTCTCCTTTGCCCCCTCAGATCATGCGGCAATGGAAACCCGTTGTGCGACAGCGGAGATTATGCCGGATGGAAAGATCATGATTATGACGTCTTCGCAGGCGCCCTTTATGGTTAAAAGGCTGATCGCTGATTATTTCGGGGAGGATCTGGGGAAAATTACCGTTACAACTCCGCTTGTTGGCGGAGCATACGGCGGTAAGGCCGCGGTCCAGCTGGAGGTACTTGCCTATTTGGCATCCAAAGCGGTCGGTGGAAAACCTGTGAAAATTTTGAATCCTAGAGAAGAAGATATTATTACCTCGCCGTGTCATATTGGTTTAGATGCAGTTGTTAAGTTAGGGGCTTTGAGAAATGGAAAAATTCAGGTGGCAGAAATCCGCTATTTGTGGGATGGCGGAGCTTATTCCGATAAAGCGATTGATGTCACAAGGTCAGGTGCCGTTGATTGTACAGGGCCATACAATATAGAAAATGTTTGGTGTGATTCGTACTGTATGTACACGAATCATCCCTATGCATCACCATTCAGGGGCTTTAGTCATTCAGAGCTTTCATTTGCGATTGAACGGACAATGGATTTATTAGCGCAAAAATTAACGATTGATCCGCTTCAGCTTAGGTATATTAATGCGATTATGCCGGGCAATACCACACCGACAAGGGTTTTGTTAAATAATAGTAATGTCGGTAATCTGAGGAAATGTATTGAAAAGGTTCGAGACCTGATCCATTGGGATGAGGGGGCTGTAAAGGAGTTAAATAATCGATATATTCGAGTAAAAGGTGTCAGCTGCAGCTGGAAAACGTCGACGATTGACACGGATGCCCCATCTGGCGTCATTTTGACCTTTAATCGTGATGGAACGATTAACCTCATGTCCGGGGTCATTGAAATTGGTACCGGAACCAAAACGGTCCTTGCACAAATTCTAGCCGAACGCTTGAAAATGGATGTAGATCATATACATGTAAGGATGGAAGTGGATACCCAAACAACTCCAGAGCATTGGAAAACAGTGGCAAGCAGAGGTACCTTCATGGGAGGAAGGGCTGTGTTACGGGCGGCAGAGGACGTGATTCATCAGTTAAAGGAAATTGCAGCCTGCGTTTTAAGAGCGCCTAAGGAAGATCTGGAAGTGGCGAACAGCCGTGTTTTTTTACGGGATGATCCATCCATCGGCCTTGATTTTAAAGAACTTGCCAGTGGCTATAAGTATCCAAATGGGCAAACGATTGGCGGGCAAATTATCGGAAGCGGAAGTTATATTTTGCGTCATCTTACCCATTTGGATCCTGAAACAGGTGCAGGAAAACCAGGCCCGGAATGGACGGTCGCGGCCTACGGGGTTGAAATTGAGTTTGACCGGAGGGATTATACCTACCGGCTAGTTAAAGCCTGTACGGTCGTTGATATTGGCAAAGTGATGAACGAAAAAGCAGCTCTCGGTCAGGTTATGGGCGCAATGAGCATGGGCCTCGCATTCGCAGGCAGGGAAACGTTTTATTTTGATGAGCTTGGCCGGGTTATGAATCCACAGCTCCGTACTTACCGGCCGCTGCGGTATGGAGAGAATCCTGAATACGTGGTGGGATTTGTAGAAACCCCGCAGATTGATGGTCCTTATGGAGCCCGTGGTGTTGGGGAACATGGATTGATGGGGATGCCCGGAGCACTTGGAAATGCCTTGTCGACCGCAGCGGGTGTTTCGCTCCACCATTTGCCATTAATTCCAGAGTTAATTTGGAAGGCAAAGGAGGCGGCTCGGTAATGCTGCCATTCGATTTTGATTATTATCGGCCGGATACGTTGCAAGAGGCCGTTGGATTATTACAATATTTAGAGCAAGAGGGCAAACGGCCGTTTATTTTTTCGGGTGGAACAGAATTAATCACACTTGGAAGAATTGATTTAGCTACTACTGAAGCTGTGATTGATATTAAAAATATTGCTGATTGCGGTGTTATGCAGGGAAGTGGGGATCACCTGTTTCTTGGCAGTACGCTTTCCCTTACAACCATTGAGGAAGCGAATCTATTCCCGTTATTAACAAGAATTGCCAGCGGAGTTGCCGATCATACGGCGCGCAGAAAAATTACCTTGGGCGGGAATATTTGTGCACGAATTTTTTACCGGGAAACGGTTCTGCCCTTTCTACTTGCAGATAGCCAAGTATTATTGATTGGACCAAATGGGAAGAAAATTGTTCTGATTAATGAAATATTTAATGGAGAGTTAGTATTGGAACCAGGCGAATTTCTGATTCAAATTGCAACCGAAAATCGGTTTATCAGAGCCCCGTTTTTTAGTGTCAAACGACGCCAGCAGTGGGATACTGGCTATCCCTTGATTACCATTGCTGCTTTAAAAATGGATCAACAGATTCGTGTGGGTATAAGCGGGCTGTGCCCATTTCCGTTTCGCTCTAGAGAGGTTGAATCGGCATTAAATAATCAAGGGCAATCGAAAGAAGTGAGGGTGGAGGGGGCATTGGCTGTATTACCGCAGCCAATTTTAGATGATGTTGAGGGGTCTAGTGAATATCGTCTATTTGTATTACGGAATTTGCTTTTTGATATGCTGGCAGCTCTTGATAGAGGGTAAGATTTCAAATTTTGTAAGGGGAAAGGGGCTGAGAATTTGAAATCCTCCACGATTACGTTAAAGATAAATGAAGAAAGTCGGATAGTTACCGTCAGATCCGCGGACACTCTTTTATATGCGCTAAGAGGGAAGCTTGGTCTAACTGGGGCGAAGCCAGGGTGTTTAAATGGTGACTGCGGTGCATGCACAGTTAATGTCGATGGCTGGCCGATGAAATCCTGTTTGATGCTAGCGGTGGAAGCTGTTGGGAAGAACGTGACAACAATAGAGGGACTGGTCGATTCTCCTATCCAACGAGCATTTATAGAGAACTTCGCCTTTCAATGTGGCTATTGTACACCAGGCTTCATTATGAATTGCCACTCGTTAATTGAGCAGCATCCGGACGCCGATGATGAAACCATTAAAGAATGGCTTGAATCAAATATTTGTCGCTGCACAAGCTATATCGAAATTGAGAAGGCAGTGAAATCGGTGCTAAAGGAGAAAGGAAAAACGCCAGGATGAGTCCATTGGCGTTTTTCTCTTTCCCTCATTTTCTCTTCATTTGGAAGTATGTGTCTAAAACTCTTCGTCCAATTTTTAGGCTAACACGATTGTCTTCCTTTCCTTCGTAAGCCCATGGCACTAATACAGCCATGGCTATTTCCGGACGTGTGCTAGGGGCGTAGCTGACTAGGCTAAGGTTCATAACGGGCGGAGGCACTTTCCCGTAATTCCCTCTTAAAGGCCCATCATAAAAGGCTTCGGCAGTTCCGGTTTTTCCGGCAGGTGAATACGGGGCATCTGCGAAAAATTTATAGGCTGTGCCTCCTGGGGACTGCATCACCTTTTTGAAACCTAATTTGACACGATTCATCCATTCCCTTTTTACATCAATCGTATTTAGGACGGTTGGATTGACTTCTTGAAGAATGGGTCCGAGCTCATCCTTTTCATTCGCAGGTTCCCGAATTTGTTTCACCACATGGGCCTGCATACGGTAGCCACCATTGGCAATAGTGGAAATGTATTGTGCCAACTGCATGGCGGAATATGTATCATATTGGCCAATCACTAGGTCAAGTAAATACCCAGGAAGCCTGCTTTGCCCTTTAAATCCCGTTTGTTCATTTGGCAAATCAATGCCGGTTCGAGTTCCCAACCCAAACGAGGCGAAGGAGTTTCTAATGGTTTCGAACGCCATTCTGTTCATGAAATTTAAGGGTTTATCGTATTCATAATGTCCTTTGCCAATATGAATTGCAGTATGGAACATATAGACATTTGAAGATTTTTTTAAGGCTTCAATTTCATTTAATCTTCCTAAATAGGCATAGGATTTTTTGATGGGCGTATCTTTAATCTTGATACCGGAATCATCAAAAGTGGTCCCGGGTGAAATGGCCCCTGTTTTATAGCCGGTTAAAATCGTCGCCCCTTTTACCGTTGAGCCAACACTATAGGTAGTGGTAAAAGTACCTAGTGCATCATCAACCATTTCTACTTTACCGGTTTCTTGATTTTTAACCATTTTTTTACCGGACATTGTTAAGACATCCCCAGTCCAAGGATCCATTAAAACGACATAGGCCCGGTCGGATAAATAGGTGCCGGGTGCTTTCTTAGCCGCCCAAAGTTCCTCTTCAACCACCTTATCGATGGCCATTTGTAAGTCCATATCAATTGTTAAAACAAGATCTTTCCCCTTCTTCCCTGTTAAAACAGATTGGGTGTCAATGACACTGCCTGTTTTATCGGTAATATTTTTCACCTTGGATTTATAGCCATGAAGGACATCCTCATACTGCATTTCTAACTGACTTTTCCCTATTCGGTCATTGTGGCTATAGCCCCTTGCCAAAAAATAATCTAATTGATCTGCAGGCAGACCATCACCGGAGTTGGTCACTTTTCCCAAAACAGATCTTAGTGTATGGTTAAAGGCATAGGTACGATCCCAATCCGTGGTTGTTTCGATCCCTGGAAGAGAATGAAGATTTTCGCTAACCACTGCAAATTCCTTTTCGGTAACCGCTTCGTTTTTTACCATTTGCGAGGTGAATTTATATCCGCTGGTAAATTCACGAAAAATCGCTAGTACTTCAAGGTCTTCATCCGTTAATTCTTTCAAATCTTCCTCCGTGATGCGACCTAATTTTAATTGATAGATTTCTTTATCGGTTATTTTTTTGGCCTCATATAAGCCCCTTTCCATTTTAGTGATTTTACTATCAGCACGTACCTGATTCTTTAACATCCAAAAATCCCGCTTGTCTCTATCTGT belongs to Neobacillus sp. OS1-2 and includes:
- a CDS encoding xanthine dehydrogenase family protein molybdopterin-binding subunit, yielding MKVEVIGKSVIRKDALDKVTGRAKYTHDYHTVPMLSGKMVISPYGHAKIISMNLSEAWQVPGVRAILAGERFPLTGEAIRDRPPLAVDKVRYHGEPVALVVADTPVQAKKAADLIEVQYELLPVVNSPTQAFQSGAPLVHEHLGEYKKEDDSQPVPGTNIATHIKIRKGDTEKGWAASETVVEASFSFAPSDHAAMETRCATAEIMPDGKIMIMTSSQAPFMVKRLIADYFGEDLGKITVTTPLVGGAYGGKAAVQLEVLAYLASKAVGGKPVKILNPREEDIITSPCHIGLDAVVKLGALRNGKIQVAEIRYLWDGGAYSDKAIDVTRSGAVDCTGPYNIENVWCDSYCMYTNHPYASPFRGFSHSELSFAIERTMDLLAQKLTIDPLQLRYINAIMPGNTTPTRVLLNNSNVGNLRKCIEKVRDLIHWDEGAVKELNNRYIRVKGVSCSWKTSTIDTDAPSGVILTFNRDGTINLMSGVIEIGTGTKTVLAQILAERLKMDVDHIHVRMEVDTQTTPEHWKTVASRGTFMGGRAVLRAAEDVIHQLKEIAACVLRAPKEDLEVANSRVFLRDDPSIGLDFKELASGYKYPNGQTIGGQIIGSGSYILRHLTHLDPETGAGKPGPEWTVAAYGVEIEFDRRDYTYRLVKACTVVDIGKVMNEKAALGQVMGAMSMGLAFAGRETFYFDELGRVMNPQLRTYRPLRYGENPEYVVGFVETPQIDGPYGARGVGEHGLMGMPGALGNALSTAAGVSLHHLPLIPELIWKAKEAAR
- a CDS encoding nucleotidyltransferase family protein; amino-acid sequence: MDHSGLVGIYLAAGRSSRLGRPKVNLRLGNRLLGGIALREALESKLDVTFVITRQGDPLEWLAPFSNSEGLRIIECKEADKGQSASLRVGVMAAAETGAAGIVVLLADQPFVTTKMINQLIDEYHESEQFVAFSHHGVMKPPVLLANSLFPRIKELEGDQGARSLLRSGCLGKQIKLNTDVYFFDVDTEEDYQFLLKNWPFL
- a CDS encoding penicillin-binding protein 2 — its product is MEKQKKKKSHFPFRLNVLFFSVFLLFSILILRLGFVQIVYGENFKRDLERKEDFTVSHPVPRGKLFDRDFRVIVDNAPKSAITFTNEGFSQQEMLETAKKLAQLIEKKTDKVTDRDKRDFWMLKNQVRADSKITKMERGLYEAKKITDKEIYQLKLGRITEEDLKELTDEDLEVLAIFREFTSGYKFTSQMVKNEAVTEKEFAVVSENLHSLPGIETTTDWDRTYAFNHTLRSVLGKVTNSGDGLPADQLDYFLARGYSHNDRIGKSQLEMQYEDVLHGYKSKVKNITDKTGSVIDTQSVLTGKKGKDLVLTIDMDLQMAIDKVVEEELWAAKKAPGTYLSDRAYVVLMDPWTGDVLTMSGKKMVKNQETGKVEMVDDALGTFTTTYSVGSTVKGATILTGYKTGAISPGTTFDDSGIKIKDTPIKKSYAYLGRLNEIEALKKSSNVYMFHTAIHIGKGHYEYDKPLNFMNRMAFETIRNSFASFGLGTRTGIDLPNEQTGFKGQSRLPGYLLDLVIGQYDTYSAMQLAQYISTIANGGYRMQAHVVKQIREPANEKDELGPILQEVNPTVLNTIDVKREWMNRVKLGFKKVMQSPGGTAYKFFADAPYSPAGKTGTAEAFYDGPLRGNYGKVPPPVMNLSLVSYAPSTRPEIAMAVLVPWAYEGKEDNRVSLKIGRRVLDTYFQMKRK
- a CDS encoding hemolysin III family protein; translation: MAATHIFSKQEEVANSITHGIGAVLSISALVILIVFSSLYGTTWHVVSFTIFGVTMFILYLSSTMLHSLPKGKAKDIFEIFDHSSIYFFIAGTYTPFLVIVIKGSMGWSLFGIVWGLAMAGTVFKCFFVKKYLFTSTVLYVVMGWLIVLAWKPLVHNLSHEGMIYLFIGGALYTLGAIFYVWRGFRYHHAVWHLFVMAGSAVHFFCVLFYVLPIK
- a CDS encoding XdhC family protein; amino-acid sequence: MEDFHQILDGLDYPEPSVLATIVCVKGSSYKKEGAMMVFYADGTQIGMLTAGCLETDLALKVKEVFEKQEAMMVQYDLFDEDDLSWGQGAGCNGTIDILIEPITDKVKEDFRLVKTLLSRHKPIIGLKKLDELGEYVFIEEEGEPFGNWSGPVPVIEFTSKSGVMSGAPTVFQHTYHPKPRLIVFGAGPDAIPLVSLAAGTGFTVLVCDWRESFCQKKNFPAAEQLFLGFPANLCRRISFSPYDFVVVMTHHFQRDQEILMKVRNKNIRYLGVLGPKERTKRLLKGEIVPKWIHSPMGAAIGAKGPAEIAVSVVAEMVEVWRRPVHERVELLWTIPD
- a CDS encoding 2Fe-2S iron-sulfur cluster-binding protein, giving the protein MKSSTITLKINEESRIVTVRSADTLLYALRGKLGLTGAKPGCLNGDCGACTVNVDGWPMKSCLMLAVEAVGKNVTTIEGLVDSPIQRAFIENFAFQCGYCTPGFIMNCHSLIEQHPDADDETIKEWLESNICRCTSYIEIEKAVKSVLKEKGKTPG
- a CDS encoding FAD binding domain-containing protein, which codes for MLPFDFDYYRPDTLQEAVGLLQYLEQEGKRPFIFSGGTELITLGRIDLATTEAVIDIKNIADCGVMQGSGDHLFLGSTLSLTTIEEANLFPLLTRIASGVADHTARRKITLGGNICARIFYRETVLPFLLADSQVLLIGPNGKKIVLINEIFNGELVLEPGEFLIQIATENRFIRAPFFSVKRRQQWDTGYPLITIAALKMDQQIRVGISGLCPFPFRSREVESALNNQGQSKEVRVEGALAVLPQPILDDVEGSSEYRLFVLRNLLFDMLAALDRG
- a CDS encoding multicopper oxidase; its protein translation is MKLVKFKDPLPIPPVLKPKWKLGDYTYYEVIMKETKQSLHSDLPNTTIWGYDGIYPGPTIEVESGERVFVQWKNELPDKHLFPIDHTVHGAEKEKPDVRTVVHLHGGRTEPASDGYPDAWFTHGFAEKGPFFEKEIYEYGNQQNARTLWYHDHAIGLTRLNIYAGLAGFYLIKDRHERSLNLPSGPFDVPLLLQDRTLHDDGSLSYPNQPENNSSGIIPSIITSFFGDMIVVNGKVWPFFEVEPRKYRFRLLNGANARFFRLTLDSGQLFFQIGTDSGFLERPIGISSLLLAPAERLDLIIDFSNMDGKSVILNNDARTHFPIGEPANPETTGVVMEFRVTKPLSSIDTSMIPAYLRQINWLQANSGQKQRYLELSEEKDQFGRSLFLLDKKMWDDPITENPRHSSIERWNFINTDGDDHPIHIHLVQFQILERRPFDVNYYKKTKQLRYTGPGIHSEISERGWKDTVRCPPGHVTSIIIPFFPFTGQYVWHCHMLEHEDYEMMRPYQILPPNE
- a CDS encoding MFS transporter gives rise to the protein MKKNRSLFLTAVASGTMLNPLNSSMIALALHSIQKDFGLSFTTVSWLISSFYLASAVAQPVTGKIGDIFGRKKTFLTGLVLVAISAFGAPLSTSFLMLLVMRMIQSIGSSAIYPSGMALIRDNIKDRQASALAVLSIFASAMVALGPTIGGFSIVWGGWPAIFLVNFPFIIISFLLGWIMFPKDVKQDKAHMKALFFNLDFLGILFFAAGMVFFLWFLLSFETNIHVLSGIIGILFFVLFAWRELRVTEPFIDIRIFKSHPKLSMVYIQFIFLNIFFYCLFFGLPSYFQEVLGLSVEHSGLLMLFMSGVSILISTVSGKWIDHAGVNRPIMIGSFISIIGALIFTLFFVNATYLIIGVILSILGLSYGIGNVVLQVAMLKESPKEIIGTTSGLFQTCRYLGSILSSIILGLVFGAGVSADHMKVIGGVLIVTGIISFLMSLWFSREEMKFGKLFYR